A genomic region of Colletotrichum destructivum chromosome 1, complete sequence contains the following coding sequences:
- a CDS encoding Putative thiamine pyrophosphate enzyme, TPP-binding, thiamine pyrophosphate enzyme, central: protein MPFRHSPGPMVARCLRAAGPAAPGGRAGQGLARFKQTLAVVGSPGRRQLAAFSSVAPLHRGGGSASSPSFDAAIKPPPSRPVVEDEYKTVIDQARHLSSQSTEMYTASFAFFEALWDAGVTHCFVNLGSDHPSIIEAMVKGLREKKGSFPRIITCPNEMVAMSMADGYARLTGKPQCVIVHVDVGTQGLGAAVHNASCGRAPILVFAGLSPFTLEGELRGSRTEYIHWIQDVPDQKQIVSQYCRYSGELKTATNVKQMVNRALQFSKSDPQGPVYLCGAREVMEAEIEPYSIRQNEWDPVELGGLPKSAANNIAEALAGAKEPLVITGFGGRNHEFPAALVELANTVKGLRVVDTGGSDMCFPADHPGWLGLRFGIDEAVNTADVILVLDCDVPWINTLCHPRKDAKIFHIDVDPLKQQMPVFYIAAQSRYRASSLQSVEQITSLLKGQFAAQLESAEAKDREAKVKESHKQLLAKIEEKARPKADGEFGTGHLSRTLKKLCPEDTIWAIEAVTNTVFVHDNLQPTLPGSWINCGGGGLGWSGGGALGIKLATDYENGGKGKFVVQIVGDGTFLFSVPGSVYWIAKRYNIPVLTIILNNKGWNAPRRSLLLVHPDGEGSRATNEEINISFDPAPDYSGIAKAAAGGDLFAARVDKLDELEGVLKKAIETVQGGQAAVLDIKVAMGS from the exons ATGCCCTTCAGACACTCTCCGGGGCCCATGGTCGCACGCTGCTTACGTGCGGCCGGGCCTGCAGCACCGGGTGGGCGAGCAGGCCAAGGGTTGGCCAGATTTAAGCAGACGCTGGCCGTTGTCGGCagcccaggtcgccgccaGCTTGCCGCCTTCTCATCCGTGGCCCCGCTGCATCGAGGCGGGGGATctgcatcgtcgccgtcctttGACGCTGCTAtaaagccgccgccgtcccggcCCGTCGTGGAAGACGAGTACAAGACCGTCATCGACCAGGCACGCCACCTTTCGTCACAGTCAACCGAGATGTATACTGCCTCgttcgccttcttcgaggcCCTGTgggacgccggcgtcaccCACTGCTTCGTAAACCTGGGTTCCGACCACCCCAGCATCATCGAGGCCATGGTTAAGGGCCTCagggagaagaaaggaagcTTCCCTCGAATCATCACATGTCCCAATGAA ATGGTGGCCATGTCCATGGCCGACGGATACGCCCGCCTGACCGGAAAGCCGCAGTGCGTCATTGTTCACGTCGACGTGGGAACCcagggcctcggcgccgcggtgCACAACGCCTCGTGCGGGCGCGCgcccatcctcgtcttcgccggcctTTCCCCTTTTActctcgagggcgagctgcGCGGCAGCAGAACCGAATACATCCACTGGATCCAGGACGTCCCGGACCAGAAGCAGATCGTCTCGCAGTACTGCCGCTACTCCGGCGAGCTGAAGACGGCCACCAACGTCAAGCAAATGGTTAACCGCGCCTTGCAATTTTCCAAATCCGACCCCCAAGGGCCCGTGTACCTTTGCGGCGCGAGAGAGGTCAtggaggccgagatcgagccTTACAGCATCCGCCAGAACGAGTGGGAccccgtcgagctcggcggtCTCCCAAAGAGCGCCGCCAACAATATCGCCGAGGCGTTGGCTGGAGCCAAGGAGCCACTCGTCATCACAGGGTTCGGCGGCCGAAATCACGAGTTCCCGGCAGcgctcgtcgagctcgccaacACGGTCAAGGGCCTACGGGTTGTCGACACGGGCGGGAGCGATATGTGCTTCCCGGCAGACCACCCCGGATGGCTTGGTCTTCGGTTCGGCATCGACGAAGCCGTCAACACGGCCGACGTCAttctcgtcctcgactgTGACGTTCCGTGGATCAACACGCTGTGCCACCCCCGAAAGGACGCCAAGATCTTCCACATCGACGTCGATCCGCTGAAGCAACAGATGCCCGTCTTTTACATCGCCGCGCAGTCGAGATACCGTGCGAGCAGCCTGCAGTCAGTCGAACAGATCACGTCTCTCCTCAAGGGACAGTTTGCTGCGCAGCTCGAGTCGGCAGAGGCCAAGGACcgcgaggccaaggtcaaggagtCACACAAGCAGCTGTtggccaagatcgaggagaaggcTCGGCCCAAGGCGGACGGCGAGTTTGGAACGGGCCACCTTTCGCGGACGCTGAAGAAGCTCTGCCCCGAGGACACCATCTGGGCGATCGAAGCCGTGACCAACACGGTCTTTGTACACGACAACCTTCAGCCCACGCTGCCCGGCTCGTGGATCaactgcggcggcggcggcctcggctggtccggcggcggcgctctgGGCATCAAGCTGGCGACCGACTACGagaacggcggcaagggcaagtTTGTGGTGCAAatcgtcggcgacggcacgTTCCTGTTTTCGGTGCCGGGCAGCGTGTACTGGATTGCCAAGCGGTACAACATCCCCGTGCTGACCATCATTTTGAACAACAAGG GATGGAACGCGCCGCGGcggtcgctgctgctggtgcaCCCCGACGGTGAagggtcgagggcgacgaacGAGGAGATCAACATTTCGTTCGATCCGGCACCCGACTACTCGGGCAtcgccaaggcggcggcgggcggagaTTTGTTCGCTGCGCGGGTCGACAAGCTGGACGAGCTAGAGGGCGTGCTCaagaaggccatcgagacGGTGCAGGGCGGACAAGCGGCGGTGCTGGATATCAAAGTGGCCATGGGATCATAG
- a CDS encoding Putative cyclin PHO80, translating into MLSVAHTDPIEIPSFRSVIASVAPTTRSLYLPQQHDEPKTAMSPRPDEGIPPQPTESNANDVPDLPPPPNPSSDPRLSIANSDSPPNVPENDDIFKLSPRSAMKLLSGGIEALVRITGDIPPTPPPTSPTLPNMRGMAAEKALIRSNSEKNLARMRQEAEAAMSHSHPSPRRPPMMSQMSGSSGSAPQPIDGVHLRQTQSPTTPPPPSRPPEPYIIIGENSQPINLQHSAITRKFYSKKPPPIGIDEYLARIHRFCPMSTGVYLATSLYIHRLAVEEQTIPVTRRNAHRLVLAGLRVAMKALEDLSYPHSKMAKVGGVSDLELARLEISFCFLANFELVVREDTLKKHWEVLKKEQPLKLMHPNLPGLSLNRPPRNTASTEKENESN; encoded by the coding sequence ATGCTCTCCGTCGCCCACACCGACCCAATCGAAATACCCTCCTTCCGCTCCGTCATAGCATCTGTGGCGCCTACAACACGCTCACTGTATCTCCCCCAGCAGCACGACGAACCAAAGACAGCAATGTCGCCCAGGCCCGACGAGGGCATCCCTCCCCAGCCCACAGAGTCGAATGCGAACGACGTCCCCGACCTGCCCCCGCCGCCCAACCCTTCATCCGACCCGAGGCTCAGCATCGCCAACAGCGACAGCCCTCCGAACGTGCCGGAAAATGACGACATCTTCAAGTTGTCGCCGCGATCGGCAATGAAGCTGCTGagcggcggcatcgaggctCTTGTGCGAATTACGGGCGACATCcctccgacgccgccgcccacgagTCCAACATTGCCCAACATGCGAGGcatggcggccgagaaggcaCTTATCCGCTCCAACTCGGAAAAGAACTTGGCGAGAATGCgccaggaggccgaggcagcCATGAGCCACTCCCACCCGTccccgcgccggccgcccaTGATGTCCCAAATGAGCGGCTCCAGCGGCTCGGCGCCGCAACCAATAGACGGCGTCCACCTGCGGCAGACACAaagcccgacgacgcctccgccgccttcgaggccgcccgAACCATACATCATCATTGGCGAGAACTCGCAGCCGATCAACCTCCAGCACAGCGCCATCACGCGCAAATTCTACTCGAaaaagccgccgccgattGGCATCGACGAATACCTTGCGCGTATCCACCGATTCTGCCCGATGAGCACTGGGGTGTATCTTGCGACAAGCTTATACATCCACCGTctggcggtggaggagcaGACGATACCGGTGACGAGACGGAATGCGCATCGGCTGGTGCTGGCAGGGCTCCGGgtggcgatgaaggcgctgGAAGATCTCAGCTATCCACACAGCAAGATGGCCAAGGTCGGGGGCGTCAGCGATCTGGAGCTTGCACGGCTCGAGAtcagcttctgcttcctggCCAACTTTGAGCTCGTGGTGCGAGAAGACACGCTGAAGAAGCACTGGGAGGTATTGAAGAAGGAACAACCACTAAAGCTCATGCACCCTAATCTACCGGGTCTGTCGTTGAACCGACCACCAAGGAACACGGCTTCCACCGAGAAGGAGAATGAAAGCAACTGA